In one Cronobacter dublinensis subsp. dublinensis LMG 23823 genomic region, the following are encoded:
- a CDS encoding NAD-dependent epimerase/dehydratase family protein, translated as MKEKVIFIGASGFVGTRLIERALSDFDITNFDKQNSHFYPDITVAGDVRDKASLEKQLSECSTVVLLAAEHRDDVSPTSLYYDVNVEGTRNVLEAMDKHNIKNIIFTSSVAVYGLNKKNPDENHPVDPFNHYGKSKWQAEEVLREWFNRAPESRSLTIVRPTVIFGERNRGNVYNLLKQIASGRFAMVGAGNNYKSMAYVGNIVEFITWKLKNVTPGYQVYNYVDKPDLNMNQLVAEVEKSLDKKIPSVHLPYPVGMLGGYCFDMLSKVTGKKYAVSAVRVKKFCATTQFDATKVHQSGFVAPYSLSEGLDRTLQYEFVAVKHDDITFVSE; from the coding sequence ATGAAAGAGAAGGTAATTTTTATCGGCGCGTCTGGGTTTGTCGGCACCAGACTCATTGAGAGGGCACTGTCTGACTTCGATATCACGAATTTTGACAAGCAAAACAGCCATTTCTATCCCGATATCACGGTAGCGGGCGATGTGCGTGATAAAGCCTCGCTTGAGAAACAGCTTAGCGAATGCTCTACCGTTGTCCTTCTGGCCGCCGAGCACCGTGATGATGTGAGCCCTACCTCGCTCTATTATGACGTCAATGTCGAAGGCACGCGCAATGTGCTGGAAGCGATGGATAAGCACAACATCAAGAATATTATCTTCACCAGTTCCGTGGCGGTGTACGGTCTCAATAAAAAGAACCCCGATGAAAACCATCCGGTCGATCCGTTCAATCATTACGGTAAAAGTAAGTGGCAGGCGGAAGAAGTATTGCGTGAGTGGTTTAACCGCGCACCGGAAAGCCGTTCTCTGACCATTGTGCGCCCGACGGTTATTTTCGGAGAGCGCAACCGCGGCAACGTTTATAATTTACTCAAGCAGATTGCCAGTGGCCGCTTTGCGATGGTTGGCGCAGGTAATAACTATAAATCAATGGCTTACGTTGGAAACATTGTTGAGTTTATAACCTGGAAACTGAAAAACGTTACACCCGGATATCAGGTCTACAATTACGTGGATAAGCCGGATCTGAACATGAACCAGCTTGTCGCGGAAGTGGAGAAGAGTCTCGACAAAAAGATCCCTTCTGTCCATTTGCCTTATCCGGTCGGTATGCTCGGTGGCTACTGTTTCGATATGCTGAGTAAAGTGACGGGTAAGAAGTATGCTGTCAGCGCCGTGCGTGTGAAAAAATTCTGCGCAACGACGCAGTTTGATGCCACCAAAGTCCATCAGTCTGGTTTTGTCGCGCCGTACTCGCTCTCAGAAGGGCTCGATCGCACGCTACAATATGAATTTGTCGCCGTAAAACACGACGACATTACCTTCGTTTCTGAGTAA
- the wcaM gene encoding colanic acid biosynthesis protein WcaM encodes MRKLMSSGRLSRRTFVQASAATALLPLLHSRAAHAITGGKTVNVADYYRDNWPQAFKLAFSEAQTVEVPANLTCDNINSPVFMPAGKTLRVLGALKGNGKGRFILQDGCQILGEKKGRLHNIILDVRGSQVAIKGIEMTGFGPVMQIYIGGKKPQKMQDLVIDDIYIHDANYGILRQGFHNELRDVRITNGRFERLQGDAIEWNVAINDSELLISDHVLDQINCTNGKINWGIGIGLAGSTYDNAYPESQAVKNFVVANITGSNCRQLVHVENGKHFVIRNVKAKNITPDFSKTAGIDNATVAIYGCDNFLIDNVQMVNSAGMLIGYGVIKGNYLSIPQNFKLNDIHMDNRNLPYKLRGIQISSGNATSFVAITNVDMKRATLELHNKPQHLFVRNVKVMQESSVGPALKMHFDLRKDVRGRFMAKDDTLLSLANIQAVNEKGQSSVDIDRVDHQHVKVEALNFALPQKAR; translated from the coding sequence ATGCGTAAACTGATGTCGTCCGGGCGCCTTTCCCGCCGGACTTTCGTGCAGGCCAGCGCCGCCACGGCGCTGCTGCCACTGTTGCACAGCCGCGCCGCCCACGCCATTACCGGCGGCAAAACGGTGAATGTCGCCGATTACTACCGCGATAACTGGCCGCAGGCCTTTAAGCTGGCGTTCAGTGAGGCGCAGACGGTTGAGGTGCCCGCGAACCTCACCTGCGACAATATCAACAGCCCGGTGTTTATGCCCGCCGGTAAAACCCTGCGGGTGCTTGGCGCGCTCAAGGGCAACGGCAAAGGGCGGTTTATTCTCCAGGACGGCTGCCAGATCCTCGGCGAGAAGAAAGGGCGCCTGCATAACATTATTCTCGACGTGCGCGGCTCGCAGGTGGCGATTAAAGGCATCGAGATGACCGGCTTCGGCCCGGTGATGCAGATTTATATCGGCGGCAAAAAGCCGCAGAAGATGCAGGATCTCGTGATTGACGATATCTACATTCACGACGCCAACTACGGCATTCTGCGCCAGGGCTTTCATAACGAACTGCGCGACGTGCGCATTACTAACGGGCGCTTTGAGCGTCTGCAGGGCGATGCTATCGAATGGAACGTCGCGATTAACGATTCCGAACTTCTTATCTCCGATCACGTGCTCGACCAGATCAACTGCACGAACGGCAAAATTAACTGGGGCATTGGCATCGGTCTTGCGGGCAGCACTTACGATAATGCCTACCCGGAAAGCCAGGCGGTGAAGAATTTTGTCGTGGCGAATATTACCGGCAGCAACTGCCGCCAGCTGGTACACGTCGAGAACGGCAAGCATTTCGTTATTCGTAATGTGAAGGCGAAAAACATCACGCCAGACTTCAGTAAAACCGCCGGCATCGATAACGCGACGGTAGCGATCTACGGCTGTGATAACTTCCTGATTGATAACGTCCAGATGGTGAACAGCGCCGGAATGCTGATTGGCTATGGCGTCATCAAAGGTAACTATCTGTCGATTCCGCAGAACTTCAAGCTTAACGATATCCATATGGATAACCGCAACCTGCCGTATAAGCTGCGCGGCATCCAGATCTCTTCCGGTAACGCCACCTCGTTCGTCGCCATTACCAATGTCGATATGAAGCGCGCCACGCTTGAGCTGCATAACAAACCGCAGCATCTGTTTGTGCGCAACGTAAAGGTGATGCAGGAGTCGTCCGTTGGCCCGGCGCTGAAGATGCATTTCGACCTGCGTAAAGACGTGCGCGGCCGCTTTATGGCCAAAGACGACACGCTGCTGTCTCTCGCGAATATCCAGGCAGTGAATGAGAAAGGGCAGAGTTCAGTCGACATTGACCGCGTGGATCATCAGCATGTGAAGGTGGAAGCGCTGAATTTTGCGCTGCCTCAAAAGGCGCGCTAA
- the wcaL gene encoding colanic acid biosynthesis glycosyltransferase WcaL, with amino-acid sequence MKVSFFLLKFPVASETFVLNQIVGFINMGYEVEIVSLQKGDLKNTHAAYTEYNLAQKTRFLLEEPEGKAAKLKYRATHTARGLFNARTWRALNMGRYGDEARNLILSAICGRVPGTLKADVFIAHFGPAGVTAAKLRELGVLDGKIATVFHGIDVSHREVLTRYTPEYQQLFRRGDLMLPISELWAERLKAMGCPQEKIAVSRMGVDMEKFSLRPLKQPGTPLEIISVARLTEKKGLHVAIEACRLLKGRGVDFRYNILGTGPWERRLHTLIEQYGLEDCVFMPGFKPSHEVKAMLDEADLFLLPSVTGVDGDMEGIPVALMEAMAVGIPVVSTLHSGIPELIDAEKSGWLVPENDPQALAEKLQAFAGIDEQTLRPMLTRAREKVETEFNQQRIYRELAGLLQTL; translated from the coding sequence ATGAAAGTCAGCTTCTTTCTGCTGAAATTCCCGGTCGCCTCGGAAACGTTCGTCCTGAACCAGATAGTCGGCTTTATCAATATGGGGTATGAGGTGGAGATCGTCTCGCTGCAGAAGGGCGATCTGAAAAACACGCATGCCGCGTACACCGAGTACAACCTGGCGCAGAAAACCCGTTTTCTGCTGGAGGAGCCGGAAGGCAAGGCCGCCAAGCTGAAATACCGCGCCACGCATACCGCGCGCGGGTTGTTTAACGCCCGCACCTGGCGGGCGCTCAATATGGGCCGCTACGGCGATGAGGCGCGTAACCTTATTCTCTCTGCAATATGTGGACGCGTGCCAGGTACGCTGAAAGCCGACGTGTTTATCGCGCACTTTGGCCCGGCGGGGGTCACCGCCGCGAAACTGCGCGAACTCGGCGTGCTGGACGGCAAAATCGCCACCGTGTTCCACGGTATCGATGTGTCGCACCGCGAGGTACTGACGCGCTATACGCCGGAGTATCAGCAGCTGTTTCGCCGCGGCGATCTGATGCTGCCGATTAGCGAGCTGTGGGCTGAGCGCCTCAAAGCGATGGGCTGCCCGCAGGAGAAAATCGCCGTCTCGCGCATGGGCGTGGACATGGAGAAATTCTCGCTGCGCCCGCTCAAGCAGCCGGGCACGCCGCTTGAGATTATCTCGGTGGCGCGTCTGACCGAGAAAAAAGGGCTGCATGTGGCGATCGAAGCGTGTCGCCTGCTGAAAGGCCGCGGCGTGGATTTTCGTTACAACATCCTGGGCACCGGGCCGTGGGAGCGCCGTCTGCATACGCTGATTGAGCAATATGGACTGGAAGATTGCGTGTTTATGCCGGGCTTTAAGCCGAGCCATGAAGTTAAGGCGATGCTGGACGAGGCCGATCTGTTCCTGCTGCCGTCCGTCACGGGCGTTGATGGCGACATGGAGGGCATTCCGGTCGCGCTGATGGAGGCGATGGCGGTGGGTATTCCGGTCGTCTCCACGCTGCACAGCGGGATTCCTGAGCTTATCGACGCCGAAAAATCGGGCTGGCTGGTGCCGGAGAATGACCCCCAGGCGCTGGCGGAAAAACTGCAGGCCTTCGCCGGGATCGACGAGCAGACGCTGCGCCCGATGCTGACCCGCGCCCGTGAAAAAGTGGAAACCGAGTTTAACCAGCAGCGTATCTACCGCGAACTCGCGGGCCTGCTGCAAACCCTGTAA